In Cicer arietinum cultivar CDC Frontier isolate Library 1 chromosome 1, Cicar.CDCFrontier_v2.0, whole genome shotgun sequence, one DNA window encodes the following:
- the LOC101508274 gene encoding uncharacterized protein has translation MKEEEVNRCQIQEWYPKFKVVSIKTLIHQLPESFIDYLLDDSGPFVLPTSVLNEDALPNRIHNPVDEEDFQVSEGSDDEAEEPSPPPSFPELELKVKESIESLGGAVFPKLNWSAPKDSAWISTSGTLCCTTLSEIALLFRASDSLVHDLCHAYDSCDDKLTSRPRNFFLALRKWYPSLNPDMEFRCFVWNDKLVGISQREVTTFYPVLLEKKNDILSLIQGFFNNHVRAKFESENYTFDVYITKNERVKIVDFNPWGGCTLSLLFTWDELEHIHSEGDDDAEFRIVEDRCGVRPGLKTAVPYDYLDTSAGSGWDQFLRNADEELRRQSRSTEAGA, from the coding sequence ATGAAAGAGGAAGAGGTGAATCGTTGCCAGATTCAAGAATGGTACCCAAAGTTCAAAGTTGTATCCATCAAAACCTTAATTCACCAACTTCCTGAATCTTTCATTGACTACCTTCTTGATGATTCCGGGCCCTTTGTGTTGCCTACTTCGGTCTTAAACGAGGATGCATTGCCTAATAGAATTCACAATCCCGTTGACGAAGAAGATTTTCAGGTGTCAGAGGGGTCTGATGATGAAGCAGAAGAACCTTCTCCGCCCCCTTCTTTTCCAGAACTTGAATTGAAAGTTAAGGAATCCATTGAGTCCCTTGGGGGTGCAGTCTTCCCCAAACTGAATTGGAGTGCCCCAAAAGATTCAGCTTGGATAAGTACTTCTGGTACCCTTTGCTGCACCACTCTCAGTGAGATCGCGCTTCTGTTCCGCGCATCTGACTCACTGGTCCATGACTTGTGCCATGCTTATGATTCTTGCGATGATAAACTTACATCTCGACCCCGTAATTTTTTTCTCGCTCTCCGTAAATGGTATCCATCCCTTAATCCAGACATGGAATTTCGCTGTTTTGTTTGGAATGATAAATTAGTCGGAATTTCTCAGCGGGAGGTTACTACCTTTTATCCTGTTCTGCTTGAAAAGAAGAATGACATCCTATCACTGATACAAGGATTTTTCAACAATCACGTGAGAGCTAAATTTGAGTCAGAAAACTACACATTTGATGTTTACATTACAAAGAATGAGAGAGTTAAGATTGTGGATTTCAACCCTTGGGGTGGCTGTACACTATCATTGTTGTTTACATGGGATGAGTTAGAGCATATTCATAGTGAAGGAGATGATGATGCTGAGTTTAGAATCGTGGAAGATCGTTGTGGTGTTAGGCCGGGCCTAAAAACAGCTGTTCCATATGATTACTTGGACACCAGTGCAGGGAGTGGTTGGGATCAATTTTTAAGGAATGCTGATGAAGAGTTGAGAAGACAATCCAGGTCTACAGAAGCTGGTGCATGA